Genomic DNA from Dermacentor variabilis isolate Ectoservices chromosome 6, ASM5094787v1, whole genome shotgun sequence:
ATGTTGTTGCGAGTTCTCATTGACTTGGAGGCAAAGCTACACACGGTGCGCCTACTGCGCTAATTTCCTGCAGGAAGAGGCCTACAAACAGAGGGTCACCGAGCTGGAAGCGGTGACGGAGAAACGGGCCGAGCAGCGTCGCCACCACGACAACCTGCGCAAGGAACGCCTGAACGAGTTCATGCGGGGATTCGGCATCATCAGCAGCAAGCTGAAGGAGACGTACCAGATGCTCACCCTGGGAGGCGACGCAGAGCTCGAGCTGGTTGACTCGCTCGACCCCTTCACCGAAGGCATAGTCTTCAGGTGCGCGTCTGCGGTGTTGTTTCTCTGGGTGGTCTTCACAAAAGAGCTCCTCTCTCTGCCTGTGGTTTTGTGCGACTGCTTTCTGAAACATTGCAGTTTTACCCACCGTGCAAAGCAGTTATGGGAATAGGTGGTGCAGTGTTATGTGCGTACGATGAGATTTGAAGTGGTTTGGGCCGTAGAGTTCCTAAAATTACAAGAGAGGACTATAGTGCTCTGATCGTTCGGCTAGAATGGGAATGACGGACATTTGTGAAATTCCCGTTAGAACTAGGTAGTTTTCCAGTGATCCACAGCAAGAAGCCTACACAATATGTGTACCAACTACTACAGTTTCTTGTACTGTGATTTCTCacattagttttctttttttgctttcctcaGTGTCTGATATTACCCATGCAGCATAGCATTATTCACAGGAGCCATTGGACCAAGAAGGGTGTAATATTCCCGTGCGACTAAATCAGTTTCAACTGCAGTTGCAGTTTTAAATAAATGGTTAGTTTTCGGTTTCATTACACTGCTATAACAAAATAATTTCCAACAGTGTGCGGCCCCCAAAGAAGTCTTGGAAGAACATATCCAACTTGTCGGGCGGTGAGAAAACGCTGAGCTCTCTGGCACTTGTATTTGCTCTGCATTACTACAAGCCAACGCCCTTCTATGTGATGGACGAGATTGACGCTGCATTGGACATTAGGAATGTGTCGATCGTAGGATACTATATCAAGGTACGTCTCACGCTGCCTCTTGCATGCTCATCTAATTAGAATTCTTGTTTTACTCTTGTCTTGTGCTACATAGGCTGTGTTCGCCAGATTAAGGGCATAGTTACAGTGAAAAGCTGTAGACATATGCCTTTGTCATTGTGTAGCACTGTATTTGCAAACAGTGGAGGCATGATGAGGATTAGTCGAATAATCAATAAGTaacagtgaataaataaatgatgcGTAGATCTTATGTGCAAGCACGAGGGCTTACTTCGTGCATGGTCTCACTAATGCAATGCTACTTCAGGGATAAAAAGAAAGCGTAACACTTGCTGTGGGTCTCCTTCAGCCATCATTGTCATTGCATGTCACAGTTGCTGTAACTTCATGCCACATGTGTACTCCATTGTATATTATGACACCTTTCTGGCTGCTTTACCATGAGACTGCACTTCAGAAACTCTTGTGTCGTGCAACAAAGCACACTTTCTAAGAGGCGCTTGAAGTTCAGCTCAGAGTTTACTGGACCAGTAGATCTGCCAACTACCTTGAGACAATTGGCAAAAGTGTTGATCTTGAAAACTTGCTATGATGAACCTTGCATTCCAAACTACTGAATTCGAAGTTCCCATTGAAAGGTACAGCCATGCGCAAATGTCTATACCATGGTATCAGCAAAAATTCTTTAATTTATTATAGCACTGCAGTGCAACATAGAATTGTCTGAAATGTCTGACTGGTTGAACAAGTACACATGCACTGTACACTTGATTTCGGTCTGCATGCTTAGGTTTCAAAGAAACAGTTTTTTTCATGGCTTCTGCAGTTTTCAGACTTTTGCTCGTATATGTACATTTTATACAGGGggtgaatgaaaaaaacaaacactacTTGACCTACGTATACCTTTACTGTAGGCAGATATTTTattagtaataaaaaaaaataacaagcccAGTTCAAGTAATGATACATTTGACTGGTCTCTTTGCACTATCGTGGTGAGATTAAAGCGTTTAGAGCAATATTGCTGGAGTGCAGATAATGTGCCAAAGGTGAAGTCATTCCACTGCCATCTTACCATAGGCATGAAGAAATGTTAGTGTGCTGTGGAGAATATAGGAAGTGCTTTCATCCTACTTCGCACAGGTTTAAGATATTGTATCGTGGATTTTGCTCAACGTGCATCTTTGTGTTCCCGGTCTTAGGTTAAAACTTCAATCTCAGTAATCTGCCAAAGGTAATATTTTAGCCAGAAACAAGTTCTTATTTTTCAATTATATCCTATCATTTACAAAACTCAAGGAGCAAGGACGCTTGAACTGTGAATGAACTACAGCTGGCACAGCTCTTTTTCAGAGGTGATGTAGAGGCAAGCTTCACCTCTGCCGGTAAGAAGCTGCGGGGACCACCCCCTCCAGCAAGCTTATCTTAAAACCTCCTTGGATGTGGTTCAAATTCAGCTGTTCAAAATTGAGCACTTGGGACGCATTCACCTGGTTAATTTGAGCACCGCGCTCCAATTTGGAGTACTGTGAGGCGGTCTCACCTTCGAGCTGTGAATGTGTCCGAGATCTGACAGAATTTTGATCACGTGGCTCCTTCAATTGCTCCGGAAGCAGTTGAATACGTGGCTCGAGCAAGCTTTCTCTGGTTCGAATGTCGGGAGACATTCGCGATGCTGCAAGCCAAGTCGGAGCGCGCTAGCAACCAGTTGAGTGGCATGTATACCATAAGTGACCTCCTTGGAATCTCGTGTAGTGAAATGCCGCATGGCTTGCCCCAGACGTTTCACTGTGCTTTGTCGGCTTGCACTTTCAGGAACGAACGAGAAATGCGCAGTTCATCATCATATCGTTGAGGAACAACATGTTTGAACTGTCCGATCGCCTGATTGGCATTTACAAGGTGCACAACTGCACGAACTCGTGCACCGTCAACCCACGGCGTCTTGTAGAGATTGAAGCGGAAACTGAAGAACCACCACCACCGCCCTCTGAAGAGCCAGAGCCGGAAAATTGTGTTGACTGATGTTACTGCACGAAGTGATTCATATAATTGTGTATGTAGTTCTTGTTTCTTGTATTTTAATCACCTATATGCTCATTGAACGGACTACAATCACCCACGACGATTTTGTCAtgcggggattttttttttttattctatcaTTGTTCATTGTTATATCCACTTATGGCATTTTTAATTGTGCAAGCTCGAGGAAAACCTGTACAAAGGCGGTTTAATAAAGGAAACATTTTTTGTATAATACAGTTGCACAtgcaatcaaaaatgcatatgcggTGTCCATGCATGACATCACTTGTTAATCAGTGCGAAACAACGGAAGACAGTGTTGGAAGAATACAGGACGAGCACTGTctaacaaatgaaaaagaaaacttacaTCATCGTCAGGCGCAAGGACAGAAGGGTTTGTGAACTTGCTGAAGCTACCATATACTATAAAGGTTGTGCGATGATTGTGTATCTGAGCCATCTGTCATAGTCATTTCTTTATCATTGATTTCATTAtcattttgttggcttcttatggtatgattaataaaaatcgggcccttcgatTCCCTTGCTTCTCGTTCATCTGTCGTTCTGTTAGATTGTGAGACGCACTTGCTCAGTAACTATTTCCAGGTGGCTTAACTTTTCTGTGCACGCAGGTAATTGgtttattcgttttcttttttgagcaTCTTGTTCAATAAGTTTCAGTTATTaaaaagcgctcgtcctgtgttcttctAACTCTGTGTCTTCCGTTATTTTCGCGCTGATTAATATGTATGCATCCTTTCCAACTCGTCCATCTTTCTACCCTTTCTACCTTAATGACATCACTAGACGACACCAATGATTTCTTGGCTGTTTACAGTGTCTAGTTGCACATATCTTTGTGCAAATACTGTGGGATGTTTCTGGGTTCGCTTGTGTCCAACAACAACATAAATGCTGAAGTTCTTGCGCAGCAGAAAAAACTACTTTTGTGCTGAATTTAAGCTCCCGAACAAGGTATCCCACTTCTCTGATCACTAACATGCGTGCGGACCACAGTATGTAAAATACATGGCTTATCAGATTGGGTTGCATCATGTGCTGTATTTGACATCACTAGACGACACCAATGATTTCTTGGCTGTTTGCATTGTCTGGTTGCACATATTATTTCTCTGCTGTGCAAATACTGTGGGGTGTTTCTGGGTTCACTTGTGCCCAGCAACAACATAAATGCTGAAGTTcttgcgcagcaaaaaaaaaactacttttgtGCTGAATTTAAGCTGCCAAACAAGGTATCCCACTTCTCTGATCACTAACATGCGTGTGGACCACAGTATGTAAAAATCATGGCTTATCAGATTGGGTTGCATCATGTGCTGTATTATGCCTCAGTCATGTCAGTATGTCGAAAAAACGGTTGTACTTAAATTATGGCACCATATTAAGTTGGAAAGCAGTTGGTGAAAGCCAAACGTTTGTGCATTGCTTCCCGGCTCATACTACCAGAGCACGCCAAACAACTCACAGCCACTTATGTGGTTTACTCGGATTTCATTTTGCCTGCCGAGTGGTTGCATCGTACGACAGCATCAAAAGCCATGGTACAATTTTTACATCACTTAGTTCTCTTTCAAGGAAAGCAGTAGCATCTGGGTAAATTTTGCATCTCCAAGATTGTGGGGCAGACGTGTGTTACAGGTAATGCTGGGCCTTTTGTGACAACACACTGAAGTATTGAATCATTCACCTATGACTGTGCCCTTTAATGGCTGTGGCCCTGAAGGTATAAGTACAAGAGCAGTTTGTTGACATAGTAAGCGCCACTGTGGGACTTCCATTTGCCACTTTTGAAATGGATAACTCAAGATGCCCTTCACGACTTGTCATTTTTGGATGCCTAGGTGCACAGCATGCTGCTGTGAGGTTTCAGGTCATAGAAGGCCATGTTATGCGCACTTTCATTCTAGAAAATTGTGCTATAGAGGAAACATGGATGCAGAAAGACAATAacgagacacacacacgcacatcatGTTATCGTAGCTTTTTGTGCAATGTTTCTTATGTGGCATTCTTTTTCAGAATGAACACATACCAACTCCTGCAGCTGTCAGCTCTAATGTTCACTTTATGAAAGTTAGTTACGAAAACCTTCGTCCTTTTCTGGCTGTGGTGATAGCTCTGATGCATGCGTGCAATGATACGTTTCGGCACCAGATTCAAAAAGCACTAAATGACTGAGGCACATTACAAGATTGTGTTTACTTTGGTGATGTCCTCGTGAACTTATAAGAACTTTTCTCTTTCAGTAAATTTTTAAGAATCTTTTCGAGCCTACCAttgcttcgtttgcacttgcactGCTCAAGAATGAAGCTTTTAGATCTGCAttgtttacaaaagaaaaaaaaattggaggatctTTGGAGGAAGCTTTGCCTTttaatctttgaatgctatcgcattcaaagatccctgcctgcttctcacgcttcccggcaactggagcgtatgtaactgtaatgttcactgggaaacgctggccgcgaacgctatgcacgaaggtgggctttgTGCTAGAAAAacagcctcttgcatgggcccCGATGtggcggaggcaagcgccagctggaggtattgcaaggaacagGGTGCGCCAGTCCGTGGCCCACTTGTGTGCCAGCGTGCACAAATGGTGGACACCGTGAATTGTGAATtgtggaaacgctggaaaaggggtttctttgagttttcgcgtaacagcaTTATGTTTTTtcatatagtcaaattacaattcaagagctatcatgtctgtaggttgtgtgtatgtcataGTGTACGATTTTTGCCACGTATTTTAGCATAAGAAATCCAATCAAATGTAAATTCCTTGTTTCACTTGgatggcctgggtatgggtggtttaaaaatctttttgccgaaacgatgcCCGACGCCGACACGATTTTCTATGACACGGGATCCTTAACGCTATTGCACTAACATTGCATCGTTGGCCTCCTCCTACATCAAGGGGGAAAAAACATTGTTGCATGTGCTGCTTGCGACTGAAGAGAAACTGTATTTACAAACTGCACATTGTCCGGCTGGAGAGGAGCCTGCTGCATAGGCACGGAGTACAACTTCCTAAGTGTGGTCTGGTATCACCATTTATTTGCAACCTTCACAAAAaaatagtaataaagaaaaagaaaagaataactgCATAGAGCAGCGGCATGACAACTGTGCCTGTCTATTAACCCTACACAGTTCTGGGACCTTAGTCATTTATGAGGTTGCTCCGTTCCCAGCTTCTGCTGCAGGTGCTGGTTAGGTTCAACAGGAGTTCAACAGAAGGTTGCTCACAGGCATGATATGCGTGCCATAAAAATGATGAAATGGCCACTGCTTTCGAGTGCCAGGGCTGTTGAAGCTTAGCTGTGTTTGCACGTATATAAGGAATTTTTGTGAGCAAACGTAACCAACCGTTAACAGTAGTTTCATTTGATAACAAGAGTTAATGACTTGGCGGGCAATTGTAGTCTCAGCCATCGCTGGCTGTTACAGGTAATGAGTGAGTGTGCCTGGGTGCATCCAAGTGATGAACGGATTGGAGTGAACTTCACGATTAATGCACTGTGTTAAAAGACTGTTAAGCTCAGTTCAGTTTGCTGCTGAAGCATTGCACTGGGCTGCATTTTACAGCCAAGGTGTTAGTGTGTCTGTATAGAAGCACTAGAAAATGTCTGTTATATATGTGTTTTGCAGTGTCCTAAGAGAACTAGGTTATTCAGAGTTTATATTTCGAGGGAAGGAAGGGCATGTTAAGGGTGCAAGATGaaagtcccggaccagggcgaatttttcttcaactgtgaggctttatTTTCTAGAAACTCgtttgggtttcttttgtagcttcatgctgcaattcaagtggatgacaattttttccttGCTTGTACTTTGttccaccttgcaggcttccgcagaactcATATGCCATGTTAAGAGTGATGAGAGAATAAATTATGACGTGTGTATGTTGATTAGAGGCAAAACTATGGACACTCGTTTTCTCTATGTTTAAAGGTGTTTTATGAGAAGCGCTTACAAAGCTTTGCCGCTGTCCTGGTAAAACCAAAAATTCGATACTTAGAGCGAACCCTATTATGGGAGATGTGGGCTGAAAGTTTCAACTGTGTAGGTTAATTATGAACCTTGAAAATAGTCCTGAATTGTCATTTTCTGCCTAGATTCATGCATAATACAAGGCACGTACGTATGAAGGCTTGCCTGGTCTTAGTGATATAAATGGGGTTCTGTATGTATAGATTTGCTTAAAAGAGGGGACATCTTAAAGGTTATTTACAATAGAAGGGATAACTGTGTAGGTTCATTGGCAATTTTTGCTATGAATTACTTCAAGTGTTCCACAGCATGTTGAAAGCATAATTTAAGAACTGTGTTCGAAACTTGCTCAATGTGTCAAAGGAACTGAATGTGTTGCGCAAGTGACATTTCAGAGGAATAGGTTGCATTTTACAGGCGATTTCCTGGAGAAGTTTCAAGGGTCCTAGGTGATTGTCTTTTGCAAAACCATTCTAGACAAGTGCTCAAAAGCACTGTACAGCTAGTATGCAAGATTGTTTGAGTCCTGGTAGCTCTGTATATCACTCAGAGTTCACATTCAATAGAAATAGTGGGAATAATAAGGGCCATGTGTTGCAAACGGTTAAATTGTCTAGCTTAATTATTATCTGCACAAATAATCACTGATTACTCTTTTCCCTCTTTCCTGCATAATATGAGGTGCACAATAGGTTTTCTGATGTCCTCGGAGAAATAAGTCAAACCGACTTTACAGTTGGTGGAAAGAGAAGACGCATGTCTAATGTGTGTGCAAAGTTTGTTGCATGTAGAAAGAAAACACTGCACTTACAAGTGTTATGTGTATGCTTTCCTGGTTTCTTGAGAGTATGAACCCTGGGTGCCAGGGTTCAAATACCACCTTGAAAACCGCTGAATTCGGGAAAAGAGATGCGAGGGCCCTTAAAACTTgttgaaaataaatgtgctcctTGGATTGCTTGAAAAGTGGGGTTGGGGGTGACTTTTGAACACTCGAAGTTCCCCTTGCACAAGATCTGGTGCGCTGCTGCGGCAGTAGTTTCCTTTCGTCCGTACTGCTCTGTGCAGGCGCGCTTGTGCCATGGCGTTGCAGCTAGAGGAAACTCGGTTGAGGCACGGTCAtgatgtggcgtcgcagccaatgggaatttaggcgccgttttgctgctacagacgccagACTTTTTAattcaatgagccatttgatgcttttgcatcaaAAATTAATTCATCAAGCAACTCCTATAGCGGCTTCACTAAAAATTGGGCTTTAATTCTGCAatgtagcgctcgtcctgtgttcaaGCTCGTccaagttagcgctcgtcctgtgttctgcttgtccctgtgtcattttttgcgctatgtatcccagtctgaatgtagCAAAGCTTGATGTGATTGATTGATAAGTGCTTATGTCAAAGACGCGAAAAAATGTCATCCGAACGAATTTTTAAATTTCATAATAATCAAACGTGATTGATAATTAATGCGCACGGATTAGTTTATATAAATTTGCACTTAAAGAAAATGTGGTCTTTTTTGACCATGTTCTTTCCACGTTATGCAGAATGGCGTATTTATAGAAGTTGCGCTGGGATTCTCTCTCTGCATGTGTATACGAGTTTCTAGAAAAGAAAGCCTTGCAGCTGAAAAATTCATCCTGATTCATTTAAAAGAAGCATATGTAAACAACTAGTTATACTACATTCAACGTTGAGGACTCAAGATCGAGGAATCTTGCGGCAAAATACAAAACCGCTCGTATGTGAaggtttagatgcacgttaaagatccccacaTGGTCATAATCAATCCAGACGCCCACTACGGCGCGATTAGTAAGGCCTGGCAGCAGCTGAAAGTTGGTCAAAGTTGAGCGTCTACCACCTGCGACTTCGTGAGGTAGTCTGTTCACCTTTTCGCACTGTAACCAAGCTGTAACCGCGCACTCAAACAGTTCGTCAGCAGCTCTATGGTCAGCAGAAAATACACCGATAAAACCACGGTCATCGCATCTTGTCGGCTTCTGTGGCCGGTGGGACGCATGAACAGATAAAGCACCATTGCGAAGGCATCAATGCCCAATATGGCTGCGCCCGCATTGTATACGTGCCAATATGCGCGCCTACAGTGACATGTTTCAGCGCTGATTTGAAACTGCTAACTGACCGAGGCATAAGACAAGTTCTGATTTACCTTTGGTGGCTTCCCTCTTGCGTGGACTTGTTTCGTCTTGCACCAATGTGATGTGCATTTTTTGAGCGCACGTTTGGACGGTGCTACGTGCAACACGTGCGTGccgttcattcattcactcagTCATTTAAGTTTTTCGTCGACTGCGTTACAAGTTGTCTATATTATGTTTTGAACGCTGGAGTGGCACTTCGTTTGACACTGCCAACGCAATGCGCTTTTCCGTGTCTCACGCTTGTAAAAGCAACAGCGGCCGCTGTGGCGAGATTTGGGCTCTCCAAGGCGCTTCCGACGCTGAGCGCTTCTCCACACCGATGTGCCTGCTGTACACGCAAGCCGGTAGCGTTCCTCACTTGACGTACGACATGCTCCACAAGATCAAGGGCGTCGACCATCACCCGGCGCTATTCCCCTTGCCTCCCATTGCCAACTTCTCGAACTCGGTTCAAGAGTTCGGCGCCGGAATTTCCAAGTTCTCAGGCATGCCGACGCATCCAGCTTTCATCAGGATTCAGGATCCCATGAAGGCGACGCCGTCTGGGTTCAACGACAAGGCCGGCGTTTCCATCTGGGATCAGGGCGGTCGCATTCACCTGAACGTCCCTAGTTTCATGCGTATCGTGGAATCGTTCAAGCCCTCCTGCTACCAAGCGCTTTGCGACAGCGATACGCCCAAGGATGCCACGAGGAAAAGGCTTCAGCGCGCCGTCGAAAGAACAACTTCCCTGCTGGATCAATGCGTCGCTGCTAAATCTGTGTCAAGCGCCCTCCGTGACAGTTGCATTCTCGGAACGGTCGTTGGCGGCTACAGCAAAGAGCACCGCCATACCTCCGCGAAGGAGATCTCCAAGCGCGATGTCGACGGGTACGTCATCGAAGGCTTTCACATCGACGGACCGGCGTCGAGAAGCCTAAAGTTCGAAGAGGTGAATGACCTCTTGGAGGAGGTCATTTCGTTTTTGCCCGAAGACAAACCGCGGTTCATGCACGGCATACTGCGGCCAGAATTCATACTGAAGGCCGCTATTAGCGGCATAGACGTCTTTGACACGTCGTTCGCGAACGCCGTTACTGATGATGGAATGGCTATGTCATTCTGCTGCAGCTGTGACAATGACAAGGGCCTCTCGTTGATGCTCGAGAGGGACCTGTTGGATCACGAACTTGTGCTGGACATGAAAGATTGCAAGTACAGGGACCAGTTTGTTCCGCTCTTGGAGGGATGTGCATGTTATGCATGCAGACATTTTACGCGGGCCTACGTCAACCATTTGCTAAACGCGGGGGAAATGCTGGCGTTCGTGTTGCTAAACCTGCACAACATCCATCATTTCCTGAACTTTTTCGAGGCTATCAGGAAGTTTCTAAAGGAGCAGTACTGATAATtaaatcgctggtgctcgcgatCAAACCACATCTCTAGAAACTCCTAGTAGATGGAGCTATTGCCGAATAATAAAATGCACCATTCAGATGAGAACTAATGGGCATTTGTGTCAGCCCCATATAAAATTGGACAGCTCATAACTGCCACATTCTTGATGAACAGTGTCACATGGATATGATACTAACAGGAAAAAAGGCACTTTCTGCAGTTGTAGCAGAAATGTAGCTGGTGCTGTGATATTGTCATAAAATTACAATTTTGGTACGCTGTGTGTCTAATTTTGCATGGCTGCATTTTAGCTTTTCTCATTTTGCATAGCATCAACTTGGATGGTGCAGATGATGCACTCTCTTGAGTTGCATCTAGGTGCTGCAT
This window encodes:
- the LOC142585388 gene encoding queuine tRNA-ribosyltransferase accessory subunit 2, coding for MRFSVSHACKSNSGRCGEIWALQGASDAERFSTPMCLLYTQAGSVPHLTYDMLHKIKGVDHHPALFPLPPIANFSNSVQEFGAGISKFSGMPTHPAFIRIQDPMKATPSGFNDKAGVSIWDQGGRIHLNVPSFMRIVESFKPSCYQALCDSDTPKDATRKRLQRAVERTTSLLDQCVAAKSVSSALRDSCILGTVVGGYSKEHRHTSAKEISKRDVDGYVIEGFHIDGPASRSLKFEEVNDLLEEVISFLPEDKPRFMHGILRPEFILKAAISGIDVFDTSFANAVTDDGMAMSFCCSCDNDKGLSLMLERDLLDHELVLDMKDCKYRDQFVPLLEGCACYACRHFTRAYVNHLLNAGEMLAFVLLNLHNIHHFLNFFEAIRKFLKEQY